The following coding sequences are from one Mytilus trossulus isolate FHL-02 chromosome 8, PNRI_Mtr1.1.1.hap1, whole genome shotgun sequence window:
- the LOC134680672 gene encoding ion channel TACAN-like isoform X2, with amino-acid sequence MDDQSDQDLSGEKCGNTIVRSMMEDWEDLEKDYMQLEVDHESYKKTLEELGLLQKKCLNGVAHQRYRMKKIHESLKRANKSDDPEVRATGKELNQKVLGRKNSLRDMEDILPHKNGLYLSIILGQVSVSLLNKADKYTYKHDYEKFKVTVSYITLALSTLLFFNPGYRWMDAVLHFLLVWYYCTLTIRENILRINGSRIKGWWITHHFISTVCAGITLIWQDGYSYQSYRFQNLSFSLYLSLLYVFQFFYQKGSLYRLRALGQGHDMDVTVEGFMSWMFKGLVFLLPFLFGGYFFQMYNAYTLFKLSLLPQTNEWQVTALAIIHFILSVGNITTTLKVVQGKIQGEMRSRSLTSKYKFNNGAAK; translated from the exons ATGGATGATCAGTCAGACCAAGATTTGAGTGGAGAAAAATGTGGAAACACTATTGTAAGGTCCATGATGGAGGACTGGGAAGATCTAGAAAAAGATTATATGCAACTAGAG gtAGATCATGAATCATACAAGAAAACTTTGGAAGAACTTGGACTTCTGCAGAAAAAATGTCTCAATGGGGTGGCACATCAAAGAtacagaatgaaaaaaatacatgaatctctaaaaag GGCTAATAAGTCGGACGATCCAGAAGTAAGGGCAACAGGGAAAGAGCTCAACCAGAAGGTGCTAGGTCGTAAAAACTCTCTCAGAGATATGGAAGATATTCTACCTCACAAAAATGG ACTTTACTTGAGTATTATTCTTGGACAAGTGAGTGTGTCACTACTAAACAAAGCTGACAA GTACACCTACAAGCATGATTATGAGAAGTTCAAAGTGACTGTCAGTTATATTACACTGGCTCTTTCAACTCTTCTTTTCTTCAACCCAGGATACAG atGGATGGATGCAGTATTACATTTCCTTTTGGTATGGTATTATTGTACATTGACTATTCGAGAAAACATACTCAGAATTAATGGTTCCAG AATAAAAGGTTGGTGGATAACTCATCACTTTATATCAACGGTGTGTGCTGGTATAACATTGATTTG GCAAGATGGATATTCCTACCAATCCTATAGATTTCAAAatcttagttttagtttgtaccTCA GTTTATTATATGTGTTCCAGTTTTTCTACCAGAAGGGATCCCTATACAGACTGAGAGCGTTAGGACAGGGTCATGATATGGATGTTACTGTTg agGGATTTATGTCCTGGATGTTCAAGGGATTAGTTTTTCTGTTGCCATTCCTGTTTGGAGGTTAT tttTTCCAGATGTACAACGCCTACACATTATTCAAGTTGTCACTTCTACCACAAACAAATGAATGGCAG gTGACTGCTCTAGCTATAATCCACTTTATTCTGTCTGTTGGGAATATAACAACTACTCTGAAGGTAGTACAAGGCAAGATCCAAGGAGAAATGAGGAGTCGTAGTCTAACAAGcaaatacaaattcaataatGGTGCTGCAAAATAG
- the LOC134680672 gene encoding ion channel TACAN-like isoform X1 — MDDQSDQDLSGEKCGNTIVRSMMEDWEDLEKDYMQLEVDHESYKKTLEELGLLQKKCLNGVAHQRYRMKKIHESLKRANKSDDPEVRATGKELNQKVLGRKNSLRDMEDILPHKNGLYLSIILGQVSVSLLNKADKYTYKHDYEKFKVTVSYITLALSTLLFFNPGYRWMDAVLHFLLVWYYCTLTIRENILRINGSRIKGWWITHHFISTVCAGITLIWPDGVSYQSFRFQYLFFSFYLSLLYVFQFFYQKGSLYRLRALGQGHDMDVTVEGFMSWMFKGLVFLLPFLFGGYFFQMYNAYTLFKLSLLPQTNEWQVTALAIIHFILSVGNITTTLKVVQGKIQGEMRSRSLTSKYKFNNGAAK; from the exons ATGGATGATCAGTCAGACCAAGATTTGAGTGGAGAAAAATGTGGAAACACTATTGTAAGGTCCATGATGGAGGACTGGGAAGATCTAGAAAAAGATTATATGCAACTAGAG gtAGATCATGAATCATACAAGAAAACTTTGGAAGAACTTGGACTTCTGCAGAAAAAATGTCTCAATGGGGTGGCACATCAAAGAtacagaatgaaaaaaatacatgaatctctaaaaag GGCTAATAAGTCGGACGATCCAGAAGTAAGGGCAACAGGGAAAGAGCTCAACCAGAAGGTGCTAGGTCGTAAAAACTCTCTCAGAGATATGGAAGATATTCTACCTCACAAAAATGG ACTTTACTTGAGTATTATTCTTGGACAAGTGAGTGTGTCACTACTAAACAAAGCTGACAA GTACACCTACAAGCATGATTATGAGAAGTTCAAAGTGACTGTCAGTTATATTACACTGGCTCTTTCAACTCTTCTTTTCTTCAACCCAGGATACAG atGGATGGATGCAGTATTACATTTCCTTTTGGTATGGTATTATTGTACATTGACTATTCGAGAAAACATACTCAGAATTAATGGTTCCAG AATAAAAGGTTGGTGGATAACTCATCACTTTATATCAACGGTGTGTGCTGGTATAACATTGATTTG GCCAGATGGAGTTTCTTACCAGTCCTTCAGATTCCAGTATCTTTTCTTTAGTTTTTACCTAA GTTTATTATATGTGTTCCAGTTTTTCTACCAGAAGGGATCCCTATACAGACTGAGAGCGTTAGGACAGGGTCATGATATGGATGTTACTGTTg agGGATTTATGTCCTGGATGTTCAAGGGATTAGTTTTTCTGTTGCCATTCCTGTTTGGAGGTTAT tttTTCCAGATGTACAACGCCTACACATTATTCAAGTTGTCACTTCTACCACAAACAAATGAATGGCAG gTGACTGCTCTAGCTATAATCCACTTTATTCTGTCTGTTGGGAATATAACAACTACTCTGAAGGTAGTACAAGGCAAGATCCAAGGAGAAATGAGGAGTCGTAGTCTAACAAGcaaatacaaattcaataatGGTGCTGCAAAATAG